Proteins encoded together in one Lathyrus oleraceus cultivar Zhongwan6 chromosome 5, CAAS_Psat_ZW6_1.0, whole genome shotgun sequence window:
- the LOC127084001 gene encoding uncharacterized protein At5g39865, with protein MWLSSWLGLSRGNRTTTRAYSSYRSIEDIRTILQTEPDSPNSPTLCRRLSTSHTLLRSVSSHAHDHARARGIPSSITVPSNLDHGGIVVYYTSLRVIRRTFNDCRTVRSILKRFSVSIDERDVCVDERFREELYEILGRRNVPLPCVFIGGEYIGGVDDFKKLYDSGELQEMIERLPKTNPNACEFCGGIRFVVCDECDGSHRVFADKSGFKTCLSCNTNGLIRCPACFFVLPRHTK; from the coding sequence ATGTGGCTATCATCATGGTTAGGTTTATCACGGGGTAACCGAACCACTACCCGAGCCTACAGTTCCTACCGAAGCATCGAAGATATCCGAACCATCCTCCAAACCGAACCCGATTCACCAAATTCCCCCACTCTCTGCCGCCGCCTCAGCACCTCTCACACTCTCCTCCGATCCGTCAGCAGCCACGCCCACGACCACGCCCGAGCCCGCGGCATCCCTTCCTCCATCACCGTCCCCTCCAACCTCGACCACGGCGGCATCGTCGTTTACTACACCAGCCTCCGCGTCATTCGCCGCACATTCAACGACTGCAGAACCGTTCGATCTATCCTCAAACGGTTCTCCGTTTCCATCGACGAGCGCGATGTGTGCGTCGACGAACGCTTTCGCGAGGAGCTTTACGAGATCCTCGGCCGCCGGAACGTTCCTTTACCCTGCGTGTTTATCGGAGGCGAATACATCGGCGGCGTGGATGATTTCAAAAAGCTTTACGATAGCGGCGAGTTGCAGGAGATGATTGAACGGTTACCGAAGACGAATCCGAACGCTTGTGAATTTTGCGGTGGAATAAGATTCGTGGTTTGCGATGAGTGCGATGGAAGCCATAGAGTGTTCGCGGACAAGAGCGGGTTCAAGACTTGTTTATCTTGCAATACCAACGGCTTGATCAGGTGCCCTGCATGTTTCTTCGTACTGCCGCGTCACACCAAATAG